A DNA window from Trichosurus vulpecula isolate mTriVul1 chromosome 2, mTriVul1.pri, whole genome shotgun sequence contains the following coding sequences:
- the LOC118839176 gene encoding alpha-enolase-like isoform X4 produces MLSMDGTENKSKFGANAILGVSLAVCKAGAAERGVPLYRHIADLACKEEIILPVPAFNVINGGSHAGNKLAMQEFMILPIGAKTFREAMRIGTEVYHNLKIVIKEKFGQNATSVGDEGGFAPNILENKEALELLKEAIAKAGYTEQVVIGMDVAASEFYRDGKYDLDFKSPDDPSRHITSEDLSKLYKSFIQDYPVVSIEDPFDQDDWEAWKDFTASVGIQVVGDDLTVTNPKRVKKAIREKACNCLLLKVNQIGTVTESIQACRMAQSSGWGVMVSHRSGETEDPFIADLAVGLCSGQIKTGAPCRSERLAKYNQLLRIEEHLGNRAKFAGRDFRKPGTICQTDRSPAVTTLAVFMCHVRSHR; encoded by the exons GTAAATTTGGTGCAAATGCCATACTTGGAGTGTCTCTGGCTGTTTGCAAGGCTGGAGCTGCTGAGAGAGGTGTCCCCTTGTACCGCCATATTGCTGACCTAGCTTGTAAAGAAGAGATCATTCTACCTGTACCC gcCTTCAATGTGATCAATGGCGGCTCCCATGCTGGTAACAAGCTGGCCATGCAGGAGTTCATGATCCTCCCGATAGGAGCCAAGACTTTCAGGGAGGCCATGCGCATTGGCACTGAGGTCTACCACAACCTGAAGATTGTGATTAAGGAGAAGTTTGGGCAGAATGCCACCAGCGTTGGGGATGAAGGCGGCTTTGCTCCTAACATCCTGGAGAATAAAGAAG CTCTTGAGCTGCTAAAAGAAGCGATTGCTAAGGCTGGCTACACCGAGCAAGTTGTCATTGGCATGGATGTGGCTGCCTCGGAGTTTTACAGGGATGGAAAGTACGACCTGGATTTCAAGTCTCCTGATGACCCCAGCAGACACATCACTTCAGAGGATCTGAGCAAGCTCTACAAGTCCTTTATCCAGGATTACCCAG TGGTATCTATTGAAGATCCCTTTGACCAGGACGATTGGGAAGCTTGGAAGGATTTCACTGCTTCCGTAGGCATCCAGGTGGTAGGGGATGATCTCACAGTGACCAATCCCAAGCGCGTCAAAAAGGCCATCAGGGAAAAAGCCTGCAACTGTCTCCTGCTCAAAGTGAACCAGATTGGCACGGTCACAGAATCGATCCAGGC GTGCAGAATGGCCCAGTCTAGTGGCTGGGGAGTAATGGTTTCCCATCGTTCTGGGGAGACCGAAGATCCCTTCATTGCAGACCTTGCAGTGGGCCTTTGCAGCGGGCAG ATTAAGACTGGTGCCCCTTGCCGATCCGAGCGTCTGGCCAAATATAATCAGCTTCTCAG AATTGAAGAACATCTGGGCAACCGGGCTAAATTCGCTGGTAGGGACTTCAGAAAACCCGGTACAATTTGCCAGACTGATAGATCTCCCGCAGTCACCACCCTAGCAGTTTTTATGTGCCATGTCAGAAGCCACCGGTAA